Proteins encoded in a region of the Gulosibacter sediminis genome:
- a CDS encoding NAD(P)-dependent alcohol dehydrogenase — translation MKAVRFTNWKTFPELKDIEKPTPGPGEVLLKVAGAGACHSDVAVFSDYDADFPVARMMQPEFTLGHENSGWVEEVGEGVTGFTKGDAYLVYGPIGCGHCAACSRGQDTYCDNVATMPYLASGLGRDGGMAEYLVVPARNLVPLGDADPIDAAPLSDAGLTPYHAIKLALPKLAGGGKTALVIGLGGLGQVAVQILRAITGATVIATDMKPEAMAEAEHNGAVTVPGGEGQVERIRDLTGGKGVDAVFDFVGVKPTIETAQQVVARRGRITIVGIAGGEVSWSFYSNPYEAELTNTYWGTIEELYEVAELYRNGQIKPEVTRYAMADALQAYHDLHDGKLSGRAVVVPHQA, via the coding sequence ATGAAGGCAGTTCGCTTCACGAACTGGAAAACATTCCCCGAACTCAAGGACATCGAGAAGCCGACGCCCGGCCCCGGCGAGGTGCTGCTCAAGGTGGCCGGCGCGGGCGCCTGCCACTCCGACGTCGCCGTCTTCAGCGACTACGACGCCGACTTCCCCGTCGCCCGCATGATGCAGCCCGAATTCACGCTCGGCCACGAGAACTCCGGCTGGGTCGAAGAGGTCGGCGAGGGCGTCACCGGCTTCACGAAGGGCGACGCCTACCTCGTCTACGGCCCCATCGGCTGCGGCCACTGCGCCGCGTGCAGCCGCGGGCAAGACACATACTGCGACAACGTCGCCACGATGCCCTACCTCGCGTCGGGCCTCGGTCGCGACGGCGGCATGGCCGAATACCTCGTCGTGCCGGCCCGCAACCTCGTGCCGCTCGGCGACGCCGACCCCATCGACGCCGCGCCGCTCTCGGACGCCGGCCTCACCCCGTACCACGCCATCAAGCTCGCGCTCCCGAAGCTCGCGGGCGGCGGCAAGACCGCGCTCGTCATCGGCCTCGGCGGCCTCGGTCAGGTGGCCGTGCAGATCCTCCGCGCCATCACCGGCGCCACCGTCATCGCGACCGACATGAAGCCCGAGGCGATGGCCGAGGCCGAGCACAACGGCGCCGTCACGGTGCCCGGCGGCGAGGGGCAGGTCGAGCGCATCCGCGATCTCACCGGCGGCAAGGGCGTGGATGCGGTGTTCGACTTCGTCGGTGTCAAGCCGACTATCGAGACGGCCCAGCAGGTCGTCGCGCGCCGCGGCCGCATCACGATCGTCGGCATCGCCGGCGGCGAGGTGAGCTGGTCGTTCTACTCGAACCCCTACGAGGCCGAGCTCACGAACACCTACTGGGGCACGATCGAGGAGCTCTATGAGGTGGCCGAGCTCTACCGCAACGGCCAGATCAAGCCCGAGGTGACGCGCTATGCGATGGCCGACGCGCTGCAGGCCTACCACGATCTCCACGACGGCAAGCTCTCGGGCCGCGCCGTCGTCGTGCCGCACCAGGCCTAG
- a CDS encoding siderophore-interacting protein, which produces MTTANTQQPRKAKPQTVLEVVRTTRLNDWMQRVTVGGPGFADFVPNDSTDAYVKLVFVKPELGLTPPYDMAVLREELDPDDRPITRTYTIRSIDAEAGTLDIDFVIHGEEGYAGPWAAKAQPGDQLVLLGPGGGYAPDAAADFHLLVGDSSALPAIAAALESLPADARGLAIVALDHEAERQEVAHPAGVELVWHVEAGTAADTERLAGLVTAREWPEGDVQVFAHGERETIKALRRVFREREVPRERLSISGYWALGRTEDRFQAEKREPIGKID; this is translated from the coding sequence ATGACTACCGCGAACACACAGCAACCCCGCAAGGCCAAGCCGCAGACGGTGCTCGAGGTGGTGCGCACCACCCGGCTCAACGACTGGATGCAGCGGGTCACGGTCGGCGGCCCGGGCTTCGCCGACTTCGTGCCGAATGACTCGACCGACGCCTACGTGAAGCTTGTGTTCGTGAAGCCCGAGCTCGGCCTCACGCCGCCGTACGACATGGCGGTGCTGCGCGAAGAACTCGACCCTGACGACCGCCCGATCACACGCACCTACACGATCCGCTCGATCGACGCCGAAGCGGGCACACTCGACATCGACTTCGTCATCCACGGGGAGGAGGGCTACGCCGGCCCGTGGGCGGCGAAGGCCCAGCCCGGCGACCAGCTCGTCTTGCTCGGCCCCGGCGGTGGCTACGCGCCAGACGCAGCGGCCGACTTCCACCTGCTCGTCGGTGACTCGTCGGCGTTGCCCGCCATCGCGGCGGCGCTCGAGAGCCTGCCGGCCGACGCCCGCGGCCTCGCGATCGTCGCGCTCGACCACGAGGCGGAGCGCCAGGAGGTCGCGCATCCGGCCGGGGTCGAGCTCGTCTGGCACGTTGAGGCGGGCACCGCGGCCGACACTGAGCGCCTTGCCGGTCTCGTGACCGCGCGCGAGTGGCCCGAGGGCGACGTGCAGGTGTTCGCGCACGGCGAGCGCGAGACGATCAAGGCGCTACGCCGCGTGTTCCGCGAGCGCGAGGTGCCGCGCGAGCGCCTCTCGATCTCGGGCTACTGGGCCCTCGGCCGCACCGAGGATCGCTTCCAAGCCGAGAAGCGCGAGCCGATCGGGAAGATCGACTAG
- a CDS encoding aldo/keto reductase: MTDNALQQQTIGFGTWPFQDDEATAAVVSAIGVGYRLIDTASRYGNEAAVGRGIARSGVPREQLFVQTKLRGDDHERVGDALKSSLELLGVDYLDSWLIHWPLPMLGKYVDAFEQMLQARDEGLVRQIGVSNFLPEHLDALEERTGERPWTNQIQLDPGLRRDDLVAELRARDINIQAWSPLARGDVGQDAVSKIASDRGLAPAQVMLAWHAAIGSVPIVRSSNPDRQLQNLEAISIHLSDDELAAIAQQPQRELGDFDPRTHDER; encoded by the coding sequence ATGACCGACAACGCACTTCAGCAGCAGACCATTGGATTCGGTACCTGGCCTTTCCAGGACGACGAGGCGACCGCCGCGGTCGTGAGCGCGATCGGTGTCGGCTATCGCCTCATCGACACCGCGTCGCGCTACGGCAACGAGGCGGCGGTCGGCCGGGGGATTGCGCGCAGCGGGGTGCCGCGGGAGCAGTTGTTTGTGCAGACGAAGCTGCGCGGCGATGATCACGAGCGCGTCGGCGACGCCCTGAAGTCGAGCCTCGAGCTGCTTGGCGTCGACTATCTCGATTCGTGGCTTATCCACTGGCCGCTGCCGATGCTCGGCAAGTACGTCGACGCGTTCGAGCAGATGCTGCAGGCGCGCGACGAGGGGCTCGTGCGCCAGATTGGCGTCTCGAACTTCCTGCCCGAGCACCTCGACGCGCTCGAGGAGCGCACGGGGGAGCGGCCGTGGACGAACCAGATTCAGCTCGACCCGGGCCTGCGCCGCGACGACCTCGTCGCCGAGCTGCGGGCGCGCGACATCAACATCCAGGCTTGGTCGCCGCTCGCGCGCGGCGATGTTGGGCAGGATGCGGTGAGCAAGATCGCGAGCGACCGCGGCCTTGCGCCGGCGCAGGTGATGCTCGCGTGGCACGCCGCGATCGGCAGCGTGCCGATTGTTCGCTCGTCGAATCCCGACCGCCAGCTGCAGAACCTCGAGGCCATCAGCATCCACCTCAGCGACGACGAACTCGCCGCGATCGCGCAGCAGCCGCAGCGCGAGCTCGGCGACTTCGACCCGCGCACCCATGACGAGCGCTAA
- a CDS encoding MBL fold metallo-hydrolase: MRVTKLEHSCIVIEAGGRKCFIDPGKFTTPITEAALVDLVAITHEHDDHWTPEQLARLAERSPGLTVVTTAATAERIRDAGIEGLRNVIVGKPGATYEIGEFKISCFGGKHAEIHSSIPIIDNLGVVINGKLAYGGDAYDLPPLPVEALAVPKYGPWMRMAESMDYLAQVRPKKAFGVHEMLLALPGKQLATARFSEIAESVGAKYLDLAPYDSFEL, from the coding sequence GTGCGCGTCACCAAGCTTGAGCACTCCTGCATCGTCATCGAGGCGGGCGGCCGCAAGTGTTTCATCGACCCGGGCAAGTTCACGACCCCGATCACCGAGGCGGCGCTCGTCGATCTCGTCGCCATCACCCACGAGCACGACGACCACTGGACGCCCGAGCAGCTCGCGCGGCTCGCCGAGCGCTCCCCCGGACTGACGGTCGTGACCACCGCGGCGACGGCCGAGCGCATCCGCGACGCCGGCATCGAGGGCCTGCGCAACGTCATCGTCGGCAAGCCGGGCGCGACGTACGAGATCGGCGAGTTCAAAATCTCGTGCTTCGGCGGCAAGCACGCCGAGATCCACTCATCGATTCCGATCATCGACAACCTCGGCGTCGTCATCAACGGCAAGCTCGCCTACGGCGGCGATGCCTACGACCTGCCGCCGCTGCCCGTCGAGGCGCTCGCCGTGCCGAAGTACGGGCCGTGGATGCGCATGGCCGAGTCGATGGATTACCTCGCGCAGGTGCGCCCCAAGAAGGCCTTCGGCGTGCACGAAATGCTGCTCGCACTGCCGGGCAAACAGCTCGCGACGGCGCGCTTCAGCGAGATCGCCGAGTCGGTCGGCGCGAAATACCTCGACCTCGCGCCCTACGACTCCTTCGAGCTCTAG
- a CDS encoding PP2C family protein-serine/threonine phosphatase, producing MAEELITTLATRSGNIELRAVAATDVGAVRAVNEDSVYTRAPIFFVADGMGGHHYGDRASQAIGAAFDELLPTDEPSTPAEVLAVIDAANDRIQDLITEADGPGAVAGTTLTGVALVEVATGDGSEILPHWMIFNVGDSRVYSWNGREVVQITVDHSAVQELVALGVITPEEALVHPDRNVITRAVGSDSFVDTDLWLMPVQGHQVFIICSDGLTKELEDEQISATIRHHIENTHDQDTLAQALVADALRHGGRDNVSVVVVESTVVAPEGVEAPPSAPAEPGA from the coding sequence TTGGCCGAAGAGCTGATTACGACGCTCGCGACACGCAGCGGCAATATCGAACTCCGCGCCGTCGCCGCGACCGACGTCGGGGCGGTGCGCGCCGTCAACGAGGACTCCGTATACACCCGTGCCCCGATCTTCTTCGTTGCCGATGGTATGGGCGGCCACCACTACGGTGACCGGGCCAGCCAAGCCATCGGCGCTGCGTTCGACGAGCTGTTGCCCACAGATGAGCCTTCCACCCCCGCCGAAGTGCTCGCGGTGATCGACGCCGCGAACGACCGCATCCAAGACCTCATCACCGAGGCCGACGGCCCAGGTGCGGTCGCCGGCACGACCCTCACCGGCGTCGCGCTCGTCGAGGTCGCGACTGGCGACGGCAGCGAGATTCTGCCGCACTGGATGATCTTCAACGTCGGCGACTCGCGCGTCTACAGCTGGAACGGCCGCGAGGTCGTGCAGATCACCGTCGACCACTCGGCCGTGCAAGAGCTCGTGGCGCTCGGCGTCATCACACCCGAGGAAGCCCTCGTACACCCCGACCGCAACGTCATCACCCGCGCGGTCGGCTCGGACAGCTTCGTCGACACCGACCTCTGGCTCATGCCGGTGCAGGGCCATCAGGTGTTCATCATCTGCTCCGACGGCCTCACGAAGGAGCTCGAGGACGAGCAGATCTCGGCGACGATTCGCCACCACATCGAGAACACCCACGACCAGGACACCCTCGCGCAGGCGCTGGTAGCGGATGCGCTGCGGCACGGCGGCCGCGACAACGTGAGTGTCGTCGTGGTCGAGTCGACCGTGGTCGCGCCCGAGGGCGTCGAAGCTCCCCCGAGCGCCCCCGCCGAGCCGGGCGCGTGA
- the leuC gene encoding 3-isopropylmalate dehydratase large subunit: MSTEAAQAPKTLPEKVWDAHIVKRGEDGAPDLIYIDLHIMHEVTSPQAFDGLRQAGRPVRRPDLTIATEDHNTPTVNILDRIADDTSRTQIDTLRHNAKEFGVRLHSLGDREQGIVHVVGPQLGLTMPGVTVVCGDSHTSTHGAFGAMAFGIGTSEVEHVLATQTLPLKPFKTMAINVEGTLRPGVTAKDIILAVIAKIGTGGGAGYVLEYRGSAIRELSMEGRMTICNMSIEAGARAGLVAPDDTTFDYLKGRPHAPAGADWDAAVEYWRTLRTDEGATFDAEVFIDANELEPFVTWGTNPGQGAPLSETVPNPADIADPNERTAAERALEYMDLKAGTPLKDVKVDTVFMGSCTNSRIEDLRAFASIIEGRQKADGVRVMVVPGSARVRLQAEAEGIDRIVKDFGAEWRFAGCSMCLGMNPDQLAPGERCASTSNRNFEGRQGKGGRTHLVSPLVAGATAVRGTLSSPSDLEPVVAPAHAGEAA; this comes from the coding sequence ATGAGCACAGAAGCCGCACAGGCGCCCAAGACGCTGCCCGAGAAGGTGTGGGACGCCCACATCGTGAAGCGCGGCGAGGACGGCGCGCCCGACCTCATCTACATCGACCTGCACATCATGCACGAGGTCACGAGCCCGCAGGCCTTCGACGGCCTGCGCCAGGCCGGCCGCCCGGTGCGCCGCCCCGACCTCACGATCGCGACCGAGGACCACAACACCCCGACGGTGAACATCCTCGACCGCATCGCCGACGACACGTCGCGCACGCAGATCGACACCCTGCGCCACAACGCCAAGGAATTCGGCGTTCGCCTGCACTCGCTCGGCGATCGCGAGCAGGGCATCGTGCACGTCGTCGGCCCGCAGCTCGGCCTGACGATGCCCGGCGTCACCGTCGTGTGCGGCGACTCGCACACCTCGACGCACGGCGCGTTCGGCGCGATGGCCTTCGGCATCGGTACCTCCGAGGTCGAGCACGTGCTCGCCACGCAGACCCTGCCGCTCAAGCCGTTCAAGACCATGGCGATCAACGTCGAGGGCACCCTGCGCCCCGGCGTCACGGCGAAGGACATCATCCTCGCCGTCATCGCGAAGATCGGCACCGGCGGCGGCGCGGGCTACGTGCTCGAGTACCGCGGCTCGGCGATCCGCGAGCTCTCGATGGAGGGCCGCATGACGATCTGCAACATGTCGATCGAGGCGGGTGCCCGCGCGGGCCTCGTCGCCCCCGACGACACGACGTTTGACTACCTCAAGGGCCGCCCGCACGCACCGGCTGGCGCCGACTGGGATGCGGCGGTCGAGTACTGGCGCACGCTGCGCACCGACGAGGGTGCCACGTTCGACGCCGAGGTGTTCATCGACGCGAACGAGCTCGAGCCCTTCGTGACCTGGGGCACGAACCCCGGCCAGGGCGCCCCGCTGTCGGAGACCGTGCCGAACCCGGCCGACATCGCCGACCCGAACGAGCGCACCGCCGCCGAGCGCGCGCTCGAGTACATGGACCTCAAGGCCGGCACGCCGCTCAAGGACGTCAAGGTCGACACGGTGTTCATGGGCTCGTGCACGAACTCGCGCATCGAAGACCTCCGCGCCTTCGCGAGCATCATCGAGGGCCGCCAGAAGGCCGACGGCGTGCGCGTCATGGTCGTGCCGGGCTCGGCCCGCGTGCGCCTGCAGGCCGAGGCCGAGGGCATCGACCGCATCGTCAAGGACTTCGGCGCCGAATGGCGTTTCGCCGGCTGCTCGATGTGCCTCGGCATGAACCCCGACCAGCTCGCCCCGGGCGAACGCTGCGCGTCGACCTCGAACCGCAACTTCGAGGGCCGCCAGGGCAAGGGCGGCCGCACCCACCTCGTCTCGCCGCTCGTTGCCGGCGCGACCGCGGTGCGCGGAACGCTCTCAAGCCCATCCGACCTGGAGCCCGTCGTGGCGCCGGCACACGCGGGGGAGGCCGCCTAA
- the leuD gene encoding 3-isopropylmalate dehydratase small subunit, with product MDKISQINGTGVPLRRSNVDTDQIIPAVFLKRVTKTGFDDALFANWRQDPEFILNQPAYANPGVLVVGPDFGTGSSREHAVWALKDYGFQAVIGSRFGEIFRGNAGKQGLLVAIIEEPQVEQIWEYLEAEPGAAVTVDLEAQLVRAGELEFGFEIDPYMRWRLLEGLDDIGLTLRDESAIDEFEKTRPSWMPRTLPALGETEPGIPAITEATGGNRA from the coding sequence ATGGACAAGATCTCGCAGATCAACGGCACCGGCGTTCCGCTGCGCCGCTCGAACGTTGACACCGACCAGATCATCCCGGCCGTGTTCCTCAAGCGGGTCACCAAGACCGGCTTCGACGATGCGCTGTTCGCCAACTGGCGGCAGGATCCGGAGTTCATTCTCAACCAGCCGGCGTATGCGAACCCCGGCGTGCTCGTCGTCGGCCCCGACTTCGGCACCGGCTCGAGCCGCGAGCACGCCGTGTGGGCGCTCAAGGACTACGGCTTCCAGGCCGTCATTGGCTCGCGCTTCGGCGAGATTTTCCGCGGCAACGCGGGCAAGCAGGGCCTGCTCGTGGCGATCATCGAGGAGCCCCAGGTCGAGCAGATCTGGGAGTACCTCGAGGCCGAACCCGGCGCCGCGGTGACTGTTGATCTTGAGGCGCAGCTTGTGCGCGCGGGCGAACTCGAGTTTGGTTTCGAGATCGACCCGTACATGCGCTGGCGCCTCCTCGAGGGGCTCGACGACATCGGGCTGACCCTCCGCGACGAATCCGCGATCGACGAGTTTGAGAAGACTCGCCCGAGCTGGATGCCGCGGACCCTGCCCGCGCTGGGCGAAACTGAGCCGGGAATCCCGGCAATTACCGAAGCAACTGGAGGGAATCGCGCGTGA
- the murA gene encoding UDP-N-acetylglucosamine 1-carboxyvinyltransferase: MSTLTEDAARFAKFSGLDADTITFHGGQPLNGRVHVRGAKNLVTKAMVAALLADTPSVLRNVPDISDVRIVSGLLGVHGVEIDRDVEGGEIRLDPSNVKRAHSAEINAHAGSSRIPILFCGPLLHQLGEAFIPDLGGCRIGDRPIDFHLSALRSFGAVVDKLPEGIRLTAPNGLTGAKIHLDYPSVGATEQVLLTAVRAQGLTELSNAAIEPEIMDLINVLQKMGAVISVDADRVIRIEGVSTMHGYDHKSLFDRNEAASWAAAALATKGDIFVEGATQSEMLTFLNVFRKAGGRFEVQDDGIRFTHPGDEHPLRPVVIETDVHPGFMTDWQQPLVVALTQAPGVSIVHETVYEQRFGFTEALSAMGATIELHRECLGGQKCRFGQRNFVHSAVISGPSQLHGADIQVPDLRGGFSHLIAALMAEGESRVSNVGIIARGYENFLSKLRDLGADFEIEN; encoded by the coding sequence GTGAGCACACTGACTGAGGACGCTGCACGTTTCGCAAAGTTCTCGGGACTCGACGCCGACACCATCACTTTCCACGGGGGTCAGCCCCTCAACGGACGTGTCCACGTACGTGGTGCCAAGAATCTCGTAACCAAGGCTATGGTCGCGGCCCTGCTCGCCGATACGCCGAGCGTGCTGCGCAATGTGCCCGACATCTCTGACGTGCGCATCGTCTCGGGCTTGCTCGGCGTGCACGGCGTCGAGATCGACCGCGACGTCGAGGGCGGCGAGATTCGCCTCGACCCGTCGAACGTGAAGCGCGCGCACTCGGCAGAGATCAACGCGCACGCTGGCTCGAGCCGCATCCCGATCCTGTTCTGCGGCCCGCTGCTGCACCAGCTCGGCGAGGCGTTCATTCCCGACCTCGGCGGCTGCCGCATCGGCGACCGCCCGATCGACTTCCACCTCTCGGCGCTGCGCTCGTTCGGTGCCGTCGTCGACAAGCTGCCCGAGGGCATCCGCCTCACGGCGCCGAACGGCCTCACGGGCGCGAAGATCCACCTCGACTACCCGTCGGTCGGCGCGACCGAGCAGGTGCTGCTCACCGCCGTGCGCGCTCAGGGCCTCACCGAGCTGTCGAACGCCGCCATCGAGCCCGAGATCATGGATCTCATCAACGTGCTCCAGAAGATGGGCGCCGTCATTTCGGTGGACGCCGACCGTGTGATCCGCATCGAGGGCGTCTCGACGATGCACGGCTACGACCACAAGTCGCTGTTCGACCGCAACGAGGCCGCGAGCTGGGCCGCCGCCGCGCTCGCGACCAAGGGCGACATCTTCGTCGAGGGCGCGACCCAGAGCGAGATGCTTACCTTCCTCAACGTCTTCCGCAAGGCGGGCGGGCGCTTCGAGGTGCAGGACGACGGCATTCGCTTCACGCACCCCGGCGACGAGCACCCGCTGCGCCCCGTCGTGATCGAGACGGATGTGCACCCCGGCTTCATGACCGACTGGCAGCAGCCGCTCGTGGTCGCGCTGACCCAGGCACCCGGCGTCTCGATCGTGCACGAGACCGTGTACGAGCAGCGCTTCGGCTTCACCGAGGCGCTCTCGGCGATGGGCGCGACGATCGAGCTGCACCGCGAGTGCCTCGGCGGCCAGAAGTGCCGCTTCGGCCAGCGCAACTTCGTGCACTCCGCCGTCATCTCGGGCCCGTCGCAGCTGCACGGCGCCGACATTCAGGTGCCCGACCTGCGCGGTGGCTTCAGTCACCTCATCGCCGCGCTCATGGCGGAGGGCGAATCGCGCGTCTCGAACGTTGGCATCATCGCGCGTGGCTACGAGAACTTCCTCTCGAAGCTGCGCGACCTCGGCGCCGACTTCGAGATCGAGAACTAG
- a CDS encoding lysophospholipid acyltransferase family protein, with the protein MVRGGRYPERRKPSLFWVMAGIVVPPWSLLTKYEIRGSLPPTGAAVLAPNHYSDIDPISNGVAVWKLGRKPRYMAKASLFKVPVVGWFLRKSGQIPVERARAANRSGSMSAARELVTQQGIVIVYPEGTLTREPDSWPMRGKSGAVRLALESNVPLIPMASWGAQALMPRFEKKFKFRWRTPIIINVGEPLDLSEFAGKHTSRSAVEEATRRVMAEITRLLEEIREGEAPAEVYDPANHGETEFGLPTKVREERAAAKLRRRRGKNEGAAQ; encoded by the coding sequence ATGGTGCGAGGCGGGCGCTACCCGGAACGGCGCAAACCGTCGCTGTTTTGGGTGATGGCGGGCATCGTGGTGCCGCCGTGGTCGCTGCTGACGAAGTACGAGATTCGCGGGAGCCTGCCGCCCACCGGGGCGGCGGTGCTCGCGCCGAATCACTACTCCGACATCGACCCCATCTCGAACGGCGTCGCGGTGTGGAAGCTCGGCCGCAAGCCGCGCTATATGGCGAAGGCCTCGCTGTTCAAGGTGCCCGTCGTCGGCTGGTTTCTGCGCAAGTCCGGGCAGATTCCGGTCGAGCGCGCCCGCGCCGCGAACCGCAGCGGCAGCATGTCGGCCGCGCGCGAGCTCGTGACGCAGCAGGGCATCGTCATCGTGTACCCCGAGGGCACGCTCACCCGAGAGCCCGACTCGTGGCCCATGCGCGGTAAGTCGGGCGCGGTGCGCCTCGCCCTCGAATCGAACGTGCCGCTAATCCCCATGGCCTCGTGGGGCGCGCAGGCGCTCATGCCGCGCTTCGAGAAGAAGTTCAAGTTTCGCTGGCGCACGCCGATCATCATCAACGTCGGCGAGCCCCTCGACCTGAGCGAGTTCGCCGGCAAGCACACCTCGCGCAGCGCGGTCGAAGAAGCGACGCGCCGGGTCATGGCCGAGATCACCCGCCTGCTCGAAGAGATTCGCGAGGGCGAGGCCCCCGCCGAGGTCTACGACCCCGCGAACCACGGCGAGACCGAGTTCGGTCTGCCGACGAAGGTGCGGGAGGAACGCGCCGCGGCGAAGCTGCGTCGCCGCCGCGGCAAGAACGAGGGGGCGGCGCAATGA
- a CDS encoding NAD(P)H-dependent glycerol-3-phosphate dehydrogenase has product MSEWYPLTQPLTLPAFAESDRQPAEQERVVVVGGGNWGTTFAKVVADGGRDVTLVVRRPELAAEINEAHRNTLYLPGVNLPARIHATCDTRAAVADGSIIFLSVPAQSARENLEEFASALSPDAAIVSLMKGVERSTGKRMSEVIAEVAHLGGERVAAASGPNIALEIAREQPTAIVVASQSRELAVRVAQVARNGYLRSYVNEDVIGTEFGGVLKNLIAIAIGICDGVGFGENTKASIMTRGLAEITDFAVALGASRDTMMGLAGMGDLIATCMSPLSRNFTAGRLLGQGYSYQDVNSRMEQTAEGLRSVSSILQIANSRRVPMPIVQQIADVLQGKMHPSDLAPHLATEHDEQPQGETA; this is encoded by the coding sequence ATGAGCGAGTGGTACCCGCTCACCCAACCGCTGACGCTGCCCGCGTTCGCGGAAAGCGATCGGCAGCCCGCTGAGCAGGAGCGCGTCGTCGTGGTCGGCGGCGGCAACTGGGGCACGACCTTCGCGAAGGTCGTCGCCGACGGCGGCCGCGATGTCACGCTCGTCGTGCGGCGCCCCGAGCTCGCCGCCGAGATTAACGAGGCGCACCGCAACACGCTCTACCTGCCGGGTGTGAACCTGCCCGCGCGCATCCATGCCACCTGCGACACCCGCGCGGCCGTTGCCGACGGCTCGATCATCTTCCTCTCGGTGCCCGCGCAGTCGGCCCGCGAGAACCTCGAAGAGTTCGCCTCGGCGCTGTCGCCCGACGCGGCGATCGTGAGCCTCATGAAGGGTGTCGAGCGCTCGACCGGCAAGCGCATGAGCGAGGTCATCGCCGAGGTCGCGCACCTCGGCGGCGAACGCGTCGCGGCGGCGAGCGGCCCGAACATCGCGCTCGAGATCGCGCGCGAGCAGCCGACCGCGATCGTCGTCGCAAGCCAGTCGCGCGAGCTCGCGGTGCGCGTCGCGCAGGTCGCGCGCAACGGCTACCTGCGCAGCTACGTCAATGAGGACGTCATCGGCACCGAGTTCGGCGGCGTGCTCAAGAACCTCATCGCTATCGCGATCGGCATCTGCGACGGCGTCGGCTTCGGCGAGAACACGAAGGCGTCGATCATGACCCGCGGCCTCGCCGAGATCACCGATTTCGCGGTCGCCCTCGGCGCCTCGCGCGACACGATGATGGGCCTCGCCGGCATGGGCGACCTCATCGCGACGTGCATGTCGCCGCTCTCGCGCAACTTCACCGCCGGCCGCCTGCTCGGCCAGGGCTACAGCTACCAAGACGTCAACTCGCGCATGGAACAGACGGCCGAGGGCCTGCGCTCGGTATCGTCGATTCTCCAGATTGCGAATTCGCGCCGCGTGCCGATGCCGATCGTGCAGCAGATCGCCGATGTGCTGCAGGGCAAGATGCATCCCTCCGACCTCGCGCCGCACCTCGCCACCGAACACGACGAACAACCGCAGGGAGAAACCGCATGA